In a genomic window of Flavobacterium crassostreae:
- a CDS encoding phage integrase SAM-like domain-containing protein, translated as MATLKYIIQSKNENSNIYVRYSIDRKTNLKRKTGFTINPKDWSVDKAQPKQTRDDLKAIKFKLDKLAIFLNEAFNNAVSKGAQFNGDWLQFQIDLFNNKIKIVDFDILTNSIDAYIDNGDNLTKGSIKNLENLKKFIVNYETDALKGNQILIRNIDLNFIDTFKKYHVSKGRSVNYIGTYMSLLKAVVKKASQNGIPIHPQFNQIKMIKEHKNPDEIIILTEEEQELLKNANIILQSHINARKWLLLGCLIGQRAGDLLNITDKNLRDLQGMKIIELKQQKTGKLVAIPLLPEALKIIENGLPYKISLEHFNKYSKDICKIAKINTIIKGKMRIDKKRTLTAGYYEKWQVISSHVCRRSFATNFYGKIPTSVLMNITAHGTETVFLNYIGKTTYDNAYQMLEYFSKLKPIIEKSNSDI; from the coding sequence ATGGCTACATTAAAATACATTATTCAAAGCAAGAACGAAAATTCAAATATATATGTTCGTTACTCGATTGACCGAAAAACTAATTTAAAACGGAAAACAGGTTTCACAATTAATCCTAAAGATTGGAGCGTAGACAAAGCACAACCGAAACAAACTAGAGATGACCTAAAAGCGATCAAATTCAAGCTTGATAAATTAGCTATTTTTTTAAATGAAGCTTTTAATAATGCAGTAAGCAAAGGGGCTCAATTTAATGGTGATTGGTTGCAATTTCAAATTGATTTATTCAATAATAAAATTAAGATTGTTGACTTTGATATACTTACCAATTCTATTGATGCTTATATTGATAACGGCGATAATTTAACAAAGGGTTCCATAAAAAACTTAGAGAATCTTAAAAAGTTTATAGTTAACTACGAAACCGATGCTTTGAAAGGAAATCAGATACTTATTAGAAATATTGATTTAAATTTTATTGATACTTTTAAAAAATATCATGTAAGTAAAGGTCGTTCTGTAAATTATATTGGGACTTACATGTCTTTATTGAAGGCGGTAGTTAAAAAGGCTTCGCAAAATGGTATTCCAATACACCCACAGTTTAATCAAATAAAAATGATTAAGGAGCATAAAAATCCTGATGAGATTATTATACTCACTGAAGAAGAACAAGAGCTTCTCAAAAATGCTAACATAATACTTCAATCTCATATTAATGCTCGGAAGTGGCTTTTACTTGGTTGTTTAATTGGGCAAAGGGCAGGGGATTTATTAAACATAACAGATAAAAATTTAAGAGATTTACAGGGTATGAAAATAATTGAGCTGAAGCAACAGAAAACAGGTAAGTTAGTTGCAATTCCATTACTTCCTGAAGCGCTTAAAATTATTGAAAACGGATTGCCTTATAAAATTAGTTTAGAACATTTTAATAAATACAGTAAAGACATTTGTAAAATAGCGAAAATTAATACAATCATAAAAGGCAAAATGCGTATTGATAAAAAAAGGACTTTAACCGCAGGTTATTACGAGAAATGGCAAGTTATTAGTTCCCATGTTTGTCGTAGAAGTTTTGCAACTAACTTTTATGGAAAAATTCCAACATCTGTTTTGATGAATATAACTGCTCACGGTACAGAAACTGTTTTTTTGAATTATATTGGCAAAACAACCTATGATAATGCTTATCAAATGCTAGAGTATTTTAGTAAACTTAAGCCTATAATCGAAAAAAGTAATAGCGATATTTAA